A genome region from Micromonospora inyonensis includes the following:
- a CDS encoding AAA family ATPase: protein MPGMHQHLSTLVAFHGRASASRAGFAPPATTRHLASYRAAFGEDLPAGLAEVYAVIGSGPLLDNELLSIEQVISARRSWDEIVAGLDDPDDDHHEAITSLDPDAVSARYWKSGWVQFTADGGGNGFAVDLAPEPGGTVGQVINVGSDDDFRAVVAVSVADFFARVAQLVRSGRAGISDSGQVEIDKGDTLLTALRRRNRDHHDQAPPPGRPGPAPTAPRPTSARIDLPDDLVPLLTGSPHLNVFGPTRPWVPPEGWLADTRARLMSIASREGLTDLPAKAPRLRPGTSLAVEEVKWLAQGALGASTSASGSLWRLGDLLVADHLQSPLTPTTDPEATWQTQVVPAPPGRLFADSDSPERRERIIRYYRDCLQVLVEAPPFAERGHALAALYARTAEDPSLLGQHRTGSRQQLATQWRSTLLGDAERATLPDYAGPADYLSWALTGLRATHQRLVDTVGPEAGSFDELVATMLLKLGRPVPAVIATTGLGQDGYHAILRAFDKLKPRFDYETWYRGVFAWLDRAIIAGEAETARIWVGLEWSCATALNGWPGPHKDVTSGLFFCLRYLRGLRTLGQPRPAVINPLVSALADAPRPARPAALSRPARPAGAPGDHAERAAVSLLDDMVGLSPVKQRVVRLNAEARVEALRRESGLPPARNRRHMVFAGNPGTGKTTIARIIGQIYATYGVLGSGHVVEVARAELLNGAKATAAVTNALGGILMVNVGRAVQESPASREAVATLTRMIEEHREELVVIIAGHPKDVADFLSSEVGLAARFPNTFNFVDFTDDELVRLFEKEAKASGFTPADAVLDRVRNLVTRMPRVAGFDNAWVVRNLVDESASHQALRISRSATPTVEQLAELLVEDITAPASIVLAPARKGDPMAELDALIGLRDVKAQVRLLVAEARAESLRTRAGLAVGGGSRHMVFIGNPGTAKTTVARMIARIYADLGLLGSGHLVEVTRADLIGQYIGQTGPRVHAAFERALGGVLFIDEAYSLSMSDSPRDYGHEAIATLLKLMEDHRDDLVVIAAGYDREMRQFLDANSGLASRFPKILEFPDYDLDELVQIFTVLADDAGYQLADDVRDRARTALARLSRGSSFGNGRTVRNLLEATIAKQAARIIELTEAPAEVIRKLLVEDLPTEFGDQDTPHAIGQYL from the coding sequence ATGCCCGGGATGCATCAGCATCTATCGACGCTCGTCGCCTTTCACGGCCGGGCGAGCGCGTCACGGGCCGGGTTTGCCCCGCCCGCCACCACGCGCCACCTCGCCAGCTACCGCGCCGCTTTCGGCGAGGATCTTCCCGCTGGGTTGGCCGAGGTGTACGCCGTGATCGGCAGCGGGCCGCTCCTGGACAACGAACTGCTCAGCATCGAACAGGTCATCTCGGCACGCCGGTCGTGGGACGAGATCGTAGCCGGGTTGGACGACCCTGACGACGACCACCACGAGGCCATCACGTCACTGGACCCGGACGCGGTATCGGCCAGGTACTGGAAATCCGGCTGGGTCCAGTTCACCGCGGACGGCGGCGGCAACGGCTTCGCCGTGGACCTGGCCCCCGAGCCCGGCGGCACCGTGGGCCAGGTGATCAACGTGGGTTCGGATGACGACTTCCGTGCCGTCGTCGCGGTGTCGGTGGCGGACTTCTTCGCCCGCGTCGCCCAGCTGGTCCGCTCCGGCCGGGCCGGCATCTCCGACTCCGGACAGGTGGAGATCGACAAGGGCGACACGCTGCTGACCGCGCTCCGGCGGCGGAACCGGGACCATCATGATCAGGCACCGCCGCCGGGCAGGCCAGGTCCCGCCCCGACCGCCCCGCGGCCGACCAGCGCCCGGATCGATCTGCCGGACGACCTGGTGCCGTTGCTGACCGGATCGCCGCACCTCAACGTGTTCGGGCCGACCAGGCCATGGGTGCCGCCCGAGGGGTGGCTCGCGGACACGCGCGCACGACTGATGTCCATCGCCTCGCGCGAAGGGCTCACCGACCTGCCCGCCAAGGCGCCACGACTCAGGCCCGGCACGTCGCTGGCGGTCGAGGAGGTGAAGTGGCTGGCGCAGGGCGCGCTCGGCGCGTCCACGAGTGCGTCGGGCTCGCTGTGGCGGCTCGGCGATCTCCTGGTAGCCGACCACCTACAGTCACCACTGACTCCGACAACGGACCCGGAGGCGACCTGGCAGACCCAGGTCGTACCGGCCCCACCCGGACGCCTCTTCGCGGACTCCGACAGCCCGGAGCGCCGGGAACGCATCATCCGCTACTACCGCGACTGCCTCCAGGTGCTCGTCGAGGCGCCACCGTTCGCGGAGCGCGGACACGCGCTGGCCGCGCTGTACGCCCGGACAGCCGAGGATCCATCGCTGCTCGGACAACACCGGACGGGGTCGAGGCAGCAACTCGCCACCCAGTGGCGATCGACCCTGCTCGGTGACGCGGAGCGCGCCACCCTCCCCGACTACGCCGGGCCAGCCGACTACCTCTCCTGGGCCCTGACCGGCCTCCGTGCCACCCATCAGCGGTTGGTGGACACCGTGGGCCCCGAGGCCGGCAGCTTCGACGAGCTGGTCGCCACCATGCTGCTGAAGCTCGGCAGGCCGGTGCCCGCGGTCATCGCCACGACCGGGCTGGGCCAGGACGGTTACCACGCCATCCTCCGCGCGTTCGACAAGCTCAAGCCCCGCTTCGACTACGAGACCTGGTACAGGGGGGTATTCGCGTGGCTGGACCGCGCGATCATCGCGGGCGAGGCGGAGACCGCGCGCATCTGGGTGGGACTGGAGTGGAGCTGCGCCACCGCGTTGAACGGCTGGCCGGGCCCGCACAAGGACGTGACGAGCGGGCTCTTCTTCTGTCTGAGATACCTACGTGGCCTGCGAACGCTCGGCCAGCCCCGGCCCGCCGTCATCAACCCGCTCGTCTCCGCCCTCGCCGATGCTCCGAGACCAGCGCGGCCCGCCGCCCTGTCCCGGCCGGCCCGGCCCGCCGGTGCCCCGGGCGATCACGCGGAGCGGGCTGCCGTCAGCCTCCTCGACGACATGGTCGGATTGTCCCCGGTCAAGCAACGTGTCGTCCGGCTGAACGCCGAGGCCAGGGTCGAGGCGTTGCGCCGCGAGTCCGGGCTGCCACCAGCCCGCAACCGGCGGCACATGGTGTTCGCGGGAAACCCGGGCACCGGGAAGACGACCATCGCCAGAATCATCGGCCAGATCTACGCCACGTACGGCGTGCTGGGCTCCGGCCACGTGGTCGAGGTGGCCAGGGCAGAGCTGCTCAACGGCGCCAAGGCGACCGCTGCCGTGACCAACGCGCTCGGTGGCATCCTGATGGTCAACGTCGGCCGGGCGGTCCAGGAGAGCCCCGCCTCGCGCGAGGCTGTCGCCACGCTGACCAGGATGATCGAGGAGCACCGCGAGGAGCTGGTGGTCATCATCGCCGGGCACCCCAAGGACGTCGCGGACTTCCTGTCCAGCGAGGTCGGCCTGGCGGCACGGTTTCCGAACACCTTCAATTTCGTCGACTTCACCGATGACGAGCTGGTGCGGCTCTTCGAGAAAGAGGCCAAGGCGTCCGGGTTCACGCCCGCCGACGCCGTGCTCGACCGGGTCCGGAACCTGGTCACGCGAATGCCGCGCGTCGCCGGCTTCGACAATGCCTGGGTGGTCCGCAACCTCGTCGACGAGTCCGCGTCGCACCAGGCGTTGCGGATCAGCCGGTCGGCCACACCCACGGTCGAGCAGCTGGCCGAGCTGCTGGTGGAGGACATCACGGCACCGGCGTCCATCGTGCTCGCGCCCGCCCGCAAAGGCGACCCGATGGCGGAACTGGACGCGCTCATCGGGCTACGCGACGTCAAGGCGCAGGTGCGGCTGCTGGTCGCGGAGGCTCGGGCGGAAAGCCTGCGGACCCGGGCCGGGCTCGCGGTGGGCGGAGGATCCCGGCACATGGTGTTCATCGGCAATCCGGGCACCGCGAAGACCACAGTGGCTCGGATGATCGCCCGGATCTACGCCGACCTCGGATTGCTGGGTTCCGGTCATCTGGTCGAGGTGACCAGGGCGGACCTGATCGGCCAGTACATCGGGCAAACCGGTCCGCGCGTCCACGCGGCGTTCGAGCGGGCACTCGGTGGCGTGCTCTTCATCGACGAGGCGTACTCGTTGTCGATGTCCGACTCGCCGAGGGACTACGGCCACGAGGCCATCGCCACGCTGCTCAAGCTGATGGAGGACCATCGCGACGACCTGGTGGTGATCGCGGCCGGCTACGACCGTGAGATGCGGCAGTTCCTCGACGCGAACAGCGGCCTGGCCTCTCGTTTTCCGAAGATCCTCGAGTTCCCCGACTACGACCTCGACGAACTGGTGCAGATCTTCACCGTCCTCGCCGACGACGCCGGCTACCAGCTCGCCGACGACGTACGGGACCGGGCGCGTACGGCGCTGGCCCGCCTCTCCCGAGGGTCGTCGTTCGGCAACGGCCGCACCGTGCGCAACCTGCTGGAGGCGACCATCGCGAAACAGGCAGCACGGATCATCGAGCTGACCGAGGCGCCAGCGGAGGTCATCCGGAAGCTGCTGGTGGAGGATCTGCCGACCGAGTTCGGCGACCAGGACACACCGCACGCGATCGGCCAGTACCTGTGA
- a CDS encoding formate/nitrite transporter family protein, translating to MSYVTPAEFVAKMIDAGEAKVFISTRDTVIRAYMAGAILALAAAFAVTVTVETGQPLVGALLVPVGFCLLYLLGFDLLAGVFTLVPLALIDRRPGVRLGSVLRNWGLVFVGNLAGSLTVALMMAVILTFAFSVDPNEVGQWLGAIGASRTVGYADHGAAGMLTLFIRGVLCNWMVSTGVVAATISTSVSGKVIGMWMPILVFFYMGFEHSVVNMFLFPAGLMLGGDFSIADYLVWNEIPTVVGNLVGGLVFVGLALYATHARTGATRNRPHPGKSVNRKVNA from the coding sequence ATGTCCTACGTGACCCCGGCAGAATTCGTCGCGAAGATGATCGACGCAGGCGAGGCCAAAGTGTTCATATCCACCCGGGACACGGTGATCCGCGCCTACATGGCCGGCGCCATCCTCGCGCTCGCCGCGGCGTTCGCGGTCACCGTCACCGTGGAGACGGGTCAACCCCTGGTCGGGGCCCTCCTCGTCCCCGTCGGGTTCTGCCTGCTGTACCTGCTCGGGTTCGACCTTCTGGCCGGTGTGTTCACCCTTGTTCCCCTCGCGCTGATCGACAGGCGGCCGGGCGTCCGGCTGGGCTCGGTCCTGCGCAACTGGGGCCTGGTCTTCGTCGGCAACCTCGCCGGGTCGCTCACCGTCGCGCTCATGATGGCCGTGATCCTGACCTTCGCCTTCAGCGTGGACCCGAACGAGGTGGGCCAGTGGCTCGGCGCGATCGGCGCGTCGCGGACGGTCGGGTACGCCGACCACGGTGCCGCCGGGATGCTGACCCTCTTCATCCGCGGCGTCCTGTGCAACTGGATGGTCTCCACGGGCGTCGTCGCCGCGACGATCTCGACGTCGGTGTCGGGCAAGGTGATCGGCATGTGGATGCCGATCCTGGTCTTCTTCTACATGGGCTTCGAGCACTCGGTGGTGAACATGTTCCTGTTCCCGGCCGGCCTGATGCTCGGCGGTGACTTCTCGATCGCCGACTACCTGGTGTGGAACGAGATCCCCACCGTGGTCGGCAACCTGGTCGGCGGCCTGGTCTTCGTCGGGCTCGCCCTGTACGCGACGCACGCTCGCACCGGGGCGACCCGGAACCGCCCGCATCCCGGGAAGTCGGTCAACCGGAAGGTGAACGCGTGA